Proteins encoded within one genomic window of Mauremys mutica isolate MM-2020 ecotype Southern chromosome 11, ASM2049712v1, whole genome shotgun sequence:
- the LOC123344694 gene encoding cocaine- and amphetamine-regulated transcript protein-like, translating into MDSPRWLLLAAGCWLLLLPPGDWGLETRALRSFYPQELPPSGEKELLGALQEALEKLQKKRIPPWGKKLGQVPACDLGELCAVRKASRTGKLCNCPRGSTCNFFLLKCL; encoded by the exons ATGGacagccccaggtggctgctgctCGCCGCcggctgctggctgctgctgcttccgcCCGGGGACTGGGGGCTGGAGACCAGGGCACTCCGCAGCTTTTACCCCCAGGAGCTCCCTCCATCCGGCGAGAAGGAGCTG CTCGGGGCtttgcaggaggctctggagaaGCTGCAGAAAAAGCGGATTCCACCCTGGGGCAAGAAACTGGGACAAGTGCCAGCG TGCGACCTGGGGGAGCTATGCGCCGTCAGAAAAGCCTCCCGAACTGGAAAGCTGTGCAACTGCCCCAGAGGCTCCACTTGCAACTTTTTTCTGCTGAAATGCTTGTAA